AATCCCGCGACCGCCGCACGAAACCCGTCGACGATCCCCATGCCTTGCGTCGTCGGCAGCAGGCCGGAAAGCCGAGCAAAGGCGCGCTCGCGCGCCGCCCCCAGGCTCGCCCGCACATTGGCTTCGCTCAGCGTGGTCTGGCTGGCGCCATTCCAGAGCCGGGCGGTGACGCCCTCGAAACTCGAGGCGGAGGCGAGCGTGCCGACATGCTCGCCGGCAATGATCAACTCGCCGCGCTCGCCATCGACATGGCTCAGCACGGTTTCGGCTGCGGGAACGCCGTCCAGCCCGATCTGGCTTTTGGTGAGGTGGATGTTCATGGCCCAAATCTTCCTTTTGCACTGCACCGTGGGAAAATCGGGCCTCTCGACAGATTGATCAATCTTGATTACATCAATCAATATGAAAAATTCTGAAGGTCTGTATCTCTCCGCCCGGGAAGCCGCGGCCGAGCTCGCGATCTCGCCGGCCACGCTCTACGCCTATGTCAGCCGCGGCCTGATCCGCTCGGAGCCGACGCCCGACTCGCGCAAGAACCGCTACCGCGCCGAGGATGTCCGCGCACTGAAGGAGCGTCGGGTGCCGTCGCCGGAGCCGCGGGGCTTGCGCAGTTTCGATGCCGATCTGCCTGTCATGGATACGGAGATCTCGACCATCACCGAGGAAGGCGCCATCTATCGCGGCGTCAACTGCGTCGATCTCGCCGAGAACGACACGCTGGAGCACACCGCAACGCTGCTCTGGGACGTCGCCGACGTCGATCCCTTCGCGCCCGACAATCAGCCGAAAATCTCCGATGAGATGCGTGCGATTGCGGAAGCTGCACGACGCGCGGCGCCGATCGATCGTGCGATCGCCGTGCTCGCGCTCGCGACGAGCGCCGATTCCCGGGCCTTCACCCGCGCGCCGGATGGCCGCGCGATGGTCGGCGCGCGCATCGTCCGGCTCCTCGTTGCCACGATGCTGAATTCCGAGCCGTCATCCGACGCCTTGCATCAGCAGATTGCGCGCGCCTGGGCTGCCGACAACAAGCATGCGGGCGATCTCATCCGCCGTGCACTGGTGCTGCTCGCCGATCACGAGCTGAACGCCTCGACCTTCACGGCGCGCTGCGCGGCTTCGACCGGGCTCAGTCTCTACGATTCCGTCATCGCCGGCCTCGCTGCGCTGAAAGGACCAAAGCATGGCGGCGCCGGCGTGCTGGCCTCGCAACTGGTCAAGACATTGGTCGATCGCGACGTCGAGCCGATGGTGCGCGAGCGCGTTGCGCTCGGCGAGCGTTTTCCGGGCTTCGGCCACGGCGTCTACAAGCGCGGCGATCCCCGTGCGCAATCGTTGCTGAATGCGCTGGCGCGCGCCGGCGCACCGCGCAAATTCACGAAAGAGGTGCCGGATCGGATTGCGGAGGCGACCGGCGAGTTCGTCAACATCGACTACGTGCTCGCCGTGCTCGTGCACGCGCTGCGCCTGCCTGCAGGCAGCGAGCTCGCGCTCTTCGCGATGGCCCGCAGCGTCGGCTGGATCGCGCATGCCAGCGAGCAATTGCAGTTCGGCAAGCTGATCCGGCCGCGGGCACGGTATGTGGGGCCGGCGCCGGGGCGGAGGGCCGGAGCCTAGCTAAATTCAGCCTCGGGGCTTGGCCGCCGCGACAACGCTGCCGTGCCTCCGGCGGATGGTCCAGATCGCCAGCCCCAGCACGATCGCGATGCCGACGACGCTGAAAATCCAGATGTGCTTGCCGATATGCTCATGGTGCGGCAGGCCGGCATATTGGTGCAGAGCCGAAACCGCCAGGACGCCCGGCAGCACATGGGCCGGCGCCCAGACCAGGATCGCCGGGATGTTCACCGCGTAGAATTTGGCCGGCGCCATGTCGAGCGCGCCGGCGGTAATCGGCACGAAGGCGCGGATCGGCGGCACGAAGCGGGCGAAGAACACGGCCCAGGTGCCGAAGCGATGGAAGAAGGCCTCGCTCTCCTCGACCACGCGCGGGTAATTCGCGAGCGGCCAGGTGTCGAGGATTTCGCGCTGCTGCCGATGCCCGACCCAGTAAGCCGATCCGTCGCCGAGCACGGCGCCGGTGACGGCCGCCAGCAGCACCCATTGCAGCTTCAACTCTCCGCCGGGAACCAGCGCGCTCAGCGCCAGGATGATGGTCGAGCCCGGGATCACCGATCCCACCACCGGCACAGCTTCGAGCAGCGCTGCCAGGAACAGGGTCAGATAGGCCAGCCACGCATGGACTGAGACGAAGGAGATCAGGGGATCAAGGAAGGACGTCACGTCGTCTCTGTCACGGGCTGGGGCATTCGGGTTCAGACCCTTACATAAGTAAGGCGGGGCCAAGAAAGTGCCATTTGCTTGGGCAGGCGGCTGTCCGGCGCGAAATTTGGGCGAGATTTGCAGGGCAGCCTTCCCAAAATCGCGTTCCTTGCCTATCTAAATGAAAAGACAACGGAACTTTGATTGGCGCGCGGGCTTCTGCCGGCACGTTGTCTCTGATAGGTTCGCAGCCGCACCCAGCCGCAGCCAACGTGCAAATAACTGGTCTCGGGACCGCCCGGGGCCTCGGAGGATTGATGACGACCGCCGCCCTGTCCAAAGTTGAGGAAGTTTCCGGTTTGCCCGACATGAAGGTGTCGGTGCGCCAGGTGTTCGGGATCGACAGCGATCTCGAAGTGCCGGCCTATTCCGAAGTCGATCCTCACGTCCCTGAAGTCGATTCCGACTACCGTTTCGACCGCGCCACCACGCTCGCCATTCTCGCCGGCTTCGCCCGCAACCGCCGCGTGATGGTCACCGGCTATCACGGCACCGGCAAATCCACCCATATCGAGCAGGTCGCCGCTCGCCTGAACTGGCCCTGCGTGCGTGTCAACCTCGACAGCCACATCAGCCGTATCGACCTCGTCGGCAAGGACTCCATCGTGGTCCGCGACGGCAAGCAGGTCACCGAATTCCGTGACGGCATCCTGCCCTGGGCGCTGCAGAACAACGTCGCGCTGGTGTTCGACGAATACGACGCCGGCCGTCCGGACGTGATGTTCGTGATCCAGCGCGTGCTGGAAGTCTCCGGCCGCCTGACGCTGCTCGACCAGAACAAGGTGATCAAGCCGCATCCGGCGTTCCGCCTGTTCGCGACCGCCAACACGGTCGGCCTCGGCGACACCTCGGGCCTCTATCACGGCACCCAGCAGATCAACCAGGGCCAGATGGACCGCTGGTCGATCGTCACCACGCTGAACTATCTCAGCCACGACGAGGAAGTGGAGATCGTGCTGGCCAAGGCCAAGCACTATCGCACCCAGGAAGGCCGCGACATCGTCAACAAGATGGTGCGCCTTGCCGATCTGACCCGCAACGCCTTCGCCAATGGCGACCTGTCCACGGTGATGAGCCCGCGCACGGTGATCACCTGGGCGGAAAACGCCGACATCTTCGGCGATATCGGCTTCGCCTTCCGCGTCACCTTCCTCAACAAGTGCGACGAGCTCGAGCGTCCCCTGGTCGCCGAGTTCTACCAGCGCTGCTTCAACGCGGAGCTGCCGGAATCGGCAGTCAACGTGGCGCTGTCCTGATTTCCCTCTCGGTGTGTCGTCCCGGCCTTCGCCGGGGCGACGGATCAAGGTGACATGACCACCTCCAACTCCAAATTCCGCAACAGCAAGGAAGCGCCGACCGAGCCGTTCAAGCGCTCGGTGGCGTCCTGCCTGAAGGCGATCGCGAAGTCGCCCGAGCTCGATGTGAGCTTCGCGGCCGAGCGCCCGGGTCTCGCGCCCGGCAAGGCGCGGCTGCCCGAGCCCGCGCGCAAGATGACAAAACGCGATGCGGCGATCGTGCGCGGCCACGCGGATTCGATCGCGCTCAAGATCGCCTGTCACGACGCAAAGCTGCATCGCAAGCTGATGCCCGGCAATCCGCACGCGCGCGGCGTGTTCGAGGCAGTGGAGCAGGCGAGGGTCGAGGCGATCGGCGCGCGCCGCATGGCGGGCGTTGCGAAAAACCTCACCGCGATGCTCGACGATCACTTCCATCGCGGCAAGTTCGACGAGATCACCGACCGCGCCGACGCGCCGCTCGCCGATGCGCTGGCGATGCTGGTGCGCGAGCGCCTCACGGGCCTCGCGCCGCCCGCGGCCGCCAGGAAGATGGTCGATCTCTGGCGTCCCATTCTCGAAGACAAGATCGGCAAGCGGCTCGACCGGCTCGACGGCGTGGTCGAGGACCAGACCAAGTTCGGCGACGCCGTGCATGACCTGCTGACCGCGCTCGAGCTCGGCGACGAGCGCAACGCCGACAGCGAGGACAACGACGACAACGACGAGAACCAGGACGGCGACAACGATCAGTCCGGAGCGGAAGGCTCGCCCGATTCCGACGCCGCGCAGGAGATGAGCGCCGACCAGGCGCAGGCCTCCAGCGAGGAGATGAGCGAGAGCGCGATGGAAAGCGCGCAGGCCTCGACCTCGGACACCTTCGACGACGGCGAGCTCGGCGACGACGAGACGCCGGGCGAGGCGACGCGTCCGAACGCGCACGGCAAGAACGAGCCGCGCGGGCCCGAATATCACGCCTTCGCGCCCAAGTTCGACGAGGTCATCGCCGCCGAGGACCTCTGCGACCATGACGAGCTGGAGCGCCTGCGCGCCTATCTCGACAAGCAGCTCGCGCATCTTCAGGGCATCGTCGCCCGCCTCGCCAACCGGCTGCAGCGCCGCCTGATGGCGCAGCAGAACCGCGCCTGGGAGTTCGATCTCGAAGAGGGCATTTTGGACCCCGCGCGCCTGTCGCGCGTCGTCACCGATCCCTATCACCCGCTGTCCTTCATGCACGAGAAGGAGGCGACGTTCCGCGACACGGTCGTCACGCTGCTGCTCGACAATTCCGGCTCTATGCGCGGCCGCCCGATCACGGTCGCGGCGACCTGCGCCGACATTCTCGCCCGCACGCTGGAGCGTTGCGGCGTCAAGGTCGAGATCCTGGGCTTCACCACGCGCGCCTGGAAGGGCGGGCAATCGCGCGAGGCGTGGCTCGCCGCCGGCAAGCCGGCCAATCCCGGCCGCCTCAACGATCTCCGCCACATCATCTACAAGTCCGCCGACGCGCCCTGGCGCCGTGCGCGGAAGAACCTCGGCCTGATGATGCGCGAGGGTCTGCTGAAGGAGAACATCGACGGCGAGGCGCTCGACTGGGCGCACAAGCGCCTGCTCGGCCGGCCCGAGCAGCGCAAGATCCTGATGATGATCTCGGACGGTGCGCCGGTCGACGATTCCACGCTGTCGGTCAACCCCGGCAATTACCTCGAGCGGCATTTGCGCCACATCATCGAGGAGATCGAGACCCGTTCGCCGGTCGAGCTGATCGCGATCGGCATCGGCCATGACGTGACGCGCTACTACCGCCGCGCGGTGACGATCGTGGATGCCGAGGAGCTCGGCGGCGCCATCACCGAGAAGCTCGCCGAACTCTTCAGCGAGACCAACACGGCGCCGACACAACCGGCCAATCGCCCGCGACGCAAACTGCATTCGTGAGCACGCTTCAATCCCGCCGCAGCTTCATTGGCCACGCGGCGGCGGGATTTTCCACTCTCGCTCTGCCTCGGCTCGCGCAAGCGCAGCCAGCACAAGGGCCGGCGCAGCCGGAACGAAGGCCGGCGCAGCCCGAGCACGCCGTCACCGCGCCCGCCAGCATCGAG
The genomic region above belongs to Bradyrhizobium sp. CCBAU 53338 and contains:
- a CDS encoding citrate synthase family protein; protein product: MKNSEGLYLSAREAAAELAISPATLYAYVSRGLIRSEPTPDSRKNRYRAEDVRALKERRVPSPEPRGLRSFDADLPVMDTEISTITEEGAIYRGVNCVDLAENDTLEHTATLLWDVADVDPFAPDNQPKISDEMRAIAEAARRAAPIDRAIAVLALATSADSRAFTRAPDGRAMVGARIVRLLVATMLNSEPSSDALHQQIARAWAADNKHAGDLIRRALVLLADHELNASTFTARCAASTGLSLYDSVIAGLAALKGPKHGGAGVLASQLVKTLVDRDVEPMVRERVALGERFPGFGHGVYKRGDPRAQSLLNALARAGAPRKFTKEVPDRIAEATGEFVNIDYVLAVLVHALRLPAGSELALFAMARSVGWIAHASEQLQFGKLIRPRARYVGPAPGRRAGA
- a CDS encoding DedA family protein, producing MTSFLDPLISFVSVHAWLAYLTLFLAALLEAVPVVGSVIPGSTIILALSALVPGGELKLQWVLLAAVTGAVLGDGSAYWVGHRQQREILDTWPLANYPRVVEESEAFFHRFGTWAVFFARFVPPIRAFVPITAGALDMAPAKFYAVNIPAILVWAPAHVLPGVLAVSALHQYAGLPHHEHIGKHIWIFSVVGIAIVLGLAIWTIRRRHGSVVAAAKPRG
- the cobS gene encoding cobaltochelatase subunit CobS — protein: MTTAALSKVEEVSGLPDMKVSVRQVFGIDSDLEVPAYSEVDPHVPEVDSDYRFDRATTLAILAGFARNRRVMVTGYHGTGKSTHIEQVAARLNWPCVRVNLDSHISRIDLVGKDSIVVRDGKQVTEFRDGILPWALQNNVALVFDEYDAGRPDVMFVIQRVLEVSGRLTLLDQNKVIKPHPAFRLFATANTVGLGDTSGLYHGTQQINQGQMDRWSIVTTLNYLSHDEEVEIVLAKAKHYRTQEGRDIVNKMVRLADLTRNAFANGDLSTVMSPRTVITWAENADIFGDIGFAFRVTFLNKCDELERPLVAEFYQRCFNAELPESAVNVALS
- the cobT gene encoding cobaltochelatase subunit CobT; protein product: MTTSNSKFRNSKEAPTEPFKRSVASCLKAIAKSPELDVSFAAERPGLAPGKARLPEPARKMTKRDAAIVRGHADSIALKIACHDAKLHRKLMPGNPHARGVFEAVEQARVEAIGARRMAGVAKNLTAMLDDHFHRGKFDEITDRADAPLADALAMLVRERLTGLAPPAAARKMVDLWRPILEDKIGKRLDRLDGVVEDQTKFGDAVHDLLTALELGDERNADSEDNDDNDENQDGDNDQSGAEGSPDSDAAQEMSADQAQASSEEMSESAMESAQASTSDTFDDGELGDDETPGEATRPNAHGKNEPRGPEYHAFAPKFDEVIAAEDLCDHDELERLRAYLDKQLAHLQGIVARLANRLQRRLMAQQNRAWEFDLEEGILDPARLSRVVTDPYHPLSFMHEKEATFRDTVVTLLLDNSGSMRGRPITVAATCADILARTLERCGVKVEILGFTTRAWKGGQSREAWLAAGKPANPGRLNDLRHIIYKSADAPWRRARKNLGLMMREGLLKENIDGEALDWAHKRLLGRPEQRKILMMISDGAPVDDSTLSVNPGNYLERHLRHIIEEIETRSPVELIAIGIGHDVTRYYRRAVTIVDAEELGGAITEKLAELFSETNTAPTQPANRPRRKLHS